gaTCTGGACAAACTCCTTTAAAATTAGAATGTTTCGCTTTAAAAGATcataacaataaagaaaaaattggataTATTCTTCTTAGTATAAGATCCGCACAAATTATActtaaaagtaaagaaataggTATAAAAGTAAACTGGCATACTTTATTAGGATTGAGAAACGATCTTAAAGCACAAAAACCTGAATTGTTACTATCATTAAGCATTGAAGATCGAGAATATGTTACCTCAAATTCTTTGACAAaggtaaaattttaataatgttatagtttttttttttttttttcattaaatatttatgcatTTTAGTTGGATTATGCACAATCATTTGATTGTCCTACTTCTAAAACTAATATGGTAACTCCATCTTTAATTTACGAAGAACGACTTATACAATTAGGACCATTAAATCTttgcaatgaaatatttcttttaaatataatatcaaatactGTAATAAACTTGGATGCATTATTGCTAGAAAATTCAAATggcgatataaaagaaaatctttcaatttggtattatatattagaaaatgacGTGAAACTCAAaccttttataaaagatactGAAAAAACTTTGATTCTTAATGAAAAGATTGTTGTAAGAATTAGAAGTTCCTTAGATACATTAAGAAGTTATTTGCTATTAAAACCATATTTGAAtgtatctttaaaatataaagataacatTGTCAgtcaatttcaaattaatttgcaaccattaattaatgatattccTGATTTTCTTGAATTTACCAATGGCAAAACAACAGTCTTAAATGAACGATACTATCTAaatcaaacaaatatatttcatccTATTGATATAGAACATAATCAATCTTATATAGATTTACAACTTAAACTACAGTATGTCggatcaaaagaaaatttaaataattatgaaactaATCAAATATTCGCAGCTGAAAATAATATGACATTTTTACCTATCAATAAACAtaatgaagaatataaaaacacCTTTCATCAAGTAATTaagttgaatttttaatatttgtaatcgATAACGTATACTCTTAAAGTACCACCTACATTGTTAATTTATCATCGAccatttgtaatattttcctacacaaaaataagagaaaataactattagtattttatttgaaaaacatATTTCAGAAATTTACTGAAATCGATATGCATAGAAATCCTGCAGGtgactttgaaaaatatacttgTGAACGAATCATATCTGACCATAAAAATTTAGCTATGCATCCAACAAATTGTGATATGCAAGAAAATTCTATACCAGTAATATCTCAATTACCAAATAGCACAGATTACTCAAAAAGTGTGGAAGcttatcattgttattgtttGGATATAATATTAGTCGCAATCAAATTATCTTCAGGACCTGCAGTACAAAATATTGAATTCAGGTAGAACTTATTCTAATAAGTTCTTATGTTTAtagtatgaataatataaataaatatattcttttttttttttatagatttcatCATCCAAAAGCAGAAATTATGTCAACAGTTCATTCTAAAATGTCAGTTCTTTTAGGAGAAAAAGTCATATTAAGAGACATTGGTTgcaaattacattttatatctacAACAGATGAAATCAAACAATTGTTAGTCTCTTTTCCTCCTAAGATTAGTATATATGGTATGGGTGAAGATGTTAAAACTTATATAGCACAGTTTTCtcttgatataaaaaaattatttcatcatGACAAggtattaaaatgataataaaaaataaaataaaataattcaatggaATAAATACACAGCATCTATTATTTACTCAGTGGAAGTATGAATACGAAATGCCTTTATACAATTCAGAGGAAATTAAAGTTGGTGAATTAGATATTGTAGTTAGTTTACTCGATCATGGTCCATACTACAGAATAAAACAGAATGTCTCtggtatgtatttatttatattgtgtcatttttatttattttttattaattctttttataaatttttacttattttatataaattataatttattttcatgtaGATCAAAATTTTGGTCCACCGATTATAGATGATAGTTTAGCATATAAAATAGTTGATGAGTTAGAGACATGGAAAGAGCgacaaaaggaaatatttagaGTAGAggtacattatattttatattttattttgtaacatatacatgttatatataatacaagtaCAGAGACGACTTGACACGTTGTTCTATGTAATCttatatagttaaaaaaaaaagaagaacgtcaTTTAAATCTATTGAGCGAAGAATGGCAAAGGCAAAAGGAAAATTTAGAATCAAAACTAGCATGTAGTGTCGAGCAGTGTAAAATGTTAGCGAATAATCTAAATAAGGCAACTGATGATTTAAGAACacgaagattaaaaaatcttgaaaaagaagCTAGATTAATTAAGGCAAATGAAGATTTGCATTGGAGATATGAAGCTAAAATTCAGGAATTAAAGGAATCATTACGTATAATGCAAGAAGAATCAACATCAAAAGTTTGTACATAatagttttgttttattatggttatattcattcatttttccaATATTCTTTACACGTATTTTATAGATAcgtatttttg
This window of the Vespula vulgaris chromosome 6, iyVesVulg1.1, whole genome shotgun sequence genome carries:
- the LOC127064492 gene encoding centrosomal protein of 120 kDa isoform X2, producing the protein MDELGSSNLQIVLSIKEGKGFEQISQPTILIATLNGHSLESDIIEPNSNPQYATDLVWETDKTSLRKMRSGQTPLKLECFALKDHNNKEKIGYILLSIRSAQIILKSKEIGIKVNWHTLLGLRNDLKAQKPELLLSLSIEDREYVTSNSLTKKFTEIDMHRNPAGDFEKYTCERIISDHKNLAMHPTNCDMQENSIPVISQLPNSTDYSKSVEAYHCYCLDIILVAIKLSSGPAVQNIEFRFHHPKAEIMSTVHSKMSVLLGEKVILRDIGCKLHFISTTDEIKQLLVSFPPKISIYGMGEDVKTYIAQFSLDIKKLFHHDKWKYEYEMPLYNSEEIKVGELDIVVSLLDHGPYYRIKQNVSDQNFGPPIIDDSLAYKIVDELETWKERQKEIFRVELKKKEERHLNLLSEEWQRQKENLESKLACSVEQCKMLANNLNKATDDLRTRRLKNLEKEARLIKANEDLHWRYEAKIQELKESLRIMQEESTSKIRIFEEKNASLEARIEPLSIENEKLRQMITKQAEELEVYQKGSLTQDQTATLLQELKTLEEKYNNAQHNKTFFKEEWGKAVREIHRMKREHQQTIEIQIKNSKEELKNLGLEEILCADSTALTNDQILLGQIQKEIDVFKPNSLMKEKHQQILTPITEIFSKNSQTNIKTILHKPEEHDERLQALIEERDSLLKTGSYTNDDTVIVKLNTEIRNLLMNS
- the LOC127064492 gene encoding centrosomal protein of 120 kDa isoform X1; translated protein: MDELGSSNLQIVLSIKEGKGFEQISQPTILIATLNGHSLESDIIEPNSNPQYATDLVWETDKTSLRKMRSGQTPLKLECFALKDHNNKEKIGYILLSIRSAQIILKSKEIGIKVNWHTLLGLRNDLKAQKPELLLSLSIEDREYVTSNSLTKLDYAQSFDCPTSKTNMVTPSLIYEERLIQLGPLNLCNEIFLLNIISNTVINLDALLLENSNGDIKENLSIWYYILENDVKLKPFIKDTEKTLILNEKIVVRIRSSLDTLRSYLLLKPYLNVSLKYKDNIVSQFQINLQPLINDIPDFLEFTNGKTTVLNERYYLNQTNIFHPIDIEHNQSYIDLQLKLQYVGSKENLNNYETNQIFAAENNMTFLPINKHNEEYKNTFHQKFTEIDMHRNPAGDFEKYTCERIISDHKNLAMHPTNCDMQENSIPVISQLPNSTDYSKSVEAYHCYCLDIILVAIKLSSGPAVQNIEFRFHHPKAEIMSTVHSKMSVLLGEKVILRDIGCKLHFISTTDEIKQLLVSFPPKISIYGMGEDVKTYIAQFSLDIKKLFHHDKWKYEYEMPLYNSEEIKVGELDIVVSLLDHGPYYRIKQNVSDQNFGPPIIDDSLAYKIVDELETWKERQKEIFRVELKKKEERHLNLLSEEWQRQKENLESKLACSVEQCKMLANNLNKATDDLRTRRLKNLEKEARLIKANEDLHWRYEAKIQELKESLRIMQEESTSKIRIFEEKNASLEARIEPLSIENEKLRQMITKQAEELEVYQKGSLTQDQTATLLQELKTLEEKYNNAQHNKTFFKEEWGKAVREIHRMKREHQQTIEIQIKNSKEELKNLGLEEILCADSTALTNDQILLGQIQKEIDVFKPNSLMKEKHQQILTPITEIFSKNSQTNIKTILHKPEEHDERLQALIEERDSLLKTGSYTNDDTVIVKLNTEIRNLLMNS